A genomic window from Candidatus Methylacidiphilum fumarolicum includes:
- a CDS encoding OsmC family protein, protein MHPLPHHYKVVSSGGPFGNLIAKGIDEDLPPIEINAPVQYGGPKNTWSPETLLPASLSSCLILTFDSVAEANHFHWHKIECQADGTLDRKDGARYFVHFSLKTKLFVPPGTDKEKARRLLRKAEENCLITQSLKGSVELESEIIESQ, encoded by the coding sequence ATGCATCCACTACCCCACCACTATAAAGTTGTTTCTTCAGGAGGTCCTTTTGGAAATCTTATTGCAAAAGGTATAGATGAGGATTTGCCGCCCATTGAAATCAACGCTCCAGTACAATATGGAGGACCTAAGAACACATGGTCACCAGAAACCCTTTTGCCTGCCTCATTATCCAGCTGTTTGATTTTAACATTCGATTCTGTTGCTGAAGCTAATCATTTTCATTGGCATAAAATTGAATGTCAAGCTGATGGAACACTCGATCGAAAAGATGGGGCAAGGTATTTTGTCCATTTTTCCCTGAAAACCAAACTTTTTGTCCCTCCAGGCACAGATAAAGAAAAAGCTCGTAGGTTATTGCGTAAAGCAGAAGAAAATTGCTTGATTACTCAATCTTTAAAAGGATCTGTAGAATTAGAATCAGAAATTATAGAAAGTCAATAA
- a CDS encoding septal ring lytic transglycosylase RlpA family protein, with amino-acid sequence MFFLFFLFSLFPFHKKAFSYMPTEVRLRGLASWYAEPGHVGRKFVKEHKFTAAHKTLPFGTYVEVHNLKNNRTVIVCIDDRGPFIKNRIIDLSKPAAEKLEMIHSGIVPVELKVIRYTAY; translated from the coding sequence ATGTTTTTTTTATTTTTCCTCTTTTCTCTTTTTCCTTTTCATAAAAAAGCTTTTTCCTATATGCCAACGGAGGTTAGGCTAAGAGGACTGGCTTCTTGGTATGCGGAGCCTGGTCATGTGGGAAGAAAATTTGTAAAAGAACATAAGTTTACAGCTGCGCACAAGACTTTGCCTTTTGGAACCTATGTTGAAGTTCACAATTTAAAAAATAATCGTACAGTCATTGTTTGTATTGATGATCGGGGACCATTCATCAAAAACAGAATTATTGATTTGTCAAAGCCTGCCGCTGAAAAGCTAGAAATGATCCATTCGGGCATTGTTCCTGTGGAATTGAAAGTGATTCGATATACTGCTTATTGA
- a CDS encoding methyltransferase domain-containing protein — protein MERTLEPELMLDPHQALAYASADFSTAHQAVIDRFAAIFSAFNEGLVLDMGCGTADISIRFAKRFPKAKIIGVDGSSSMLSIGRKRIEEYHLSHSIQLFEGVIPNWSYPAPFDVLLSNSLLHHLPRLTIAWQAIKKYAKKGTFIFFVDLIRPESIEKARLLTESYVQNAPFLLKRDFFNSLLASFTIEEIRREIQSKNLSFTVEQISDFHFMIHGIFNG, from the coding sequence ATGGAAAGAACGCTTGAGCCTGAACTAATGCTTGATCCTCATCAAGCTTTAGCCTATGCTTCGGCTGACTTTTCCACTGCTCATCAGGCAGTTATCGATCGATTTGCCGCCATTTTTTCTGCATTTAATGAAGGATTAGTTCTCGACATGGGCTGTGGGACAGCTGACATTTCCATTCGCTTTGCCAAAAGATTTCCAAAGGCAAAAATTATCGGTGTCGATGGCTCCTCTTCAATGCTCTCTATTGGGAGAAAAAGAATCGAAGAATACCATCTTTCCCATTCCATTCAACTTTTTGAGGGGGTAATTCCAAATTGGTCCTATCCAGCTCCTTTTGATGTTCTGCTTAGCAATAGCTTATTACATCATTTGCCAAGGTTAACAATAGCATGGCAAGCAATCAAAAAGTATGCTAAAAAAGGAACTTTTATTTTTTTCGTGGATCTTATCCGACCTGAATCAATAGAAAAAGCCAGGCTGTTGACTGAAAGCTATGTTCAAAATGCCCCCTTTCTTTTAAAAAGAGACTTTTTTAATTCCCTACTTGCTTCCTTTACAATTGAGGAGATACGTCGAGAAATCCAATCTAAAAATCTCTCCTTTACTGTGGAACAAATCTCTGATTTCCATTTTATGATTCATGGAATCTTTAATGGATAA
- a CDS encoding globin domain-containing protein, protein MTQEQIKLIQKSWLYVIDKADEAGRLFYKRLFEVEPNVRSLFRENIEKQGRKLIDVLNWIVLNLQDIDTALDAAKELARRHVKYGVEVEHYPLIGHTLIWTLGKIIGKEWTKELEQTWIKAYEALAQVMIEEHKKSQSFEYLVRYLEQELSQIISDLFAANPDILGIVISTNKGATVSRCSFSNYSNIIASVVSSTIGHAKRLCELAGAGNILETKITGSQVQLYICMADPHSAIGILYPTHAYEGMITLLLRKAAEKIKTLLLTFP, encoded by the coding sequence ATGACTCAAGAGCAAATAAAACTAATTCAAAAAAGTTGGCTCTATGTGATAGACAAGGCTGATGAAGCAGGACGACTTTTTTACAAAAGGCTCTTTGAGGTAGAACCTAATGTACGATCTCTTTTTAGAGAGAATATTGAAAAACAAGGTAGAAAACTAATAGATGTCTTAAATTGGATAGTTTTAAACCTTCAAGATATCGATACGGCTTTGGATGCTGCAAAAGAATTAGCCCGTCGGCATGTTAAGTATGGGGTGGAAGTGGAACATTATCCGTTGATTGGTCACACTCTTATTTGGACGCTTGGAAAAATCATAGGGAAAGAATGGACAAAAGAATTGGAACAAACCTGGATAAAGGCTTACGAAGCGCTGGCCCAGGTTATGATTGAGGAGCATAAAAAAAGCCAATCTTTCGAATATCTCGTACGGTATCTGGAACAAGAGCTTTCTCAAATAATATCTGATCTTTTTGCAGCGAACCCAGATATTCTTGGTATCGTCATCTCTACAAATAAGGGAGCTACGGTCAGCCGATGCAGTTTCTCAAACTATTCAAACATTATTGCTTCCGTAGTCAGTTCCACTATTGGACATGCCAAAAGGCTATGTGAATTAGCAGGAGCAGGAAATATATTGGAAACAAAGATCACGGGAAGTCAGGTGCAACTTTACATTTGCATGGCTGACCCCCATTCGGCCATTGGGATCCTTTATCCTACCCATGCTTACGAAGGCATGATCACTCTTTTGCTTCGAAAGGCAGCAGAAAAAATCAAAACCCTTTTGCTCACTTTCCCTTAA